A single window of Kwoniella dejecticola CBS 10117 chromosome 8, complete sequence DNA harbors:
- a CDS encoding diphthine synthase, translated as MFYVIGLGLSDEKDITVKGLEAVKKSERVYLESYTSILMVDKERLEAFYERPVITATRELVELEADEILKDADKVDVSFLVVGDPLGATTHTDLLLRARAQGIPTQTIHNASIMTALGSTGLQLYNFGQTLSMVFYTENWKPDSWFDKLEENLKIGVHTLVLLDIKVREQSEENMARGRLIYEPPRFMGPKQAFEQILYTEAARHQQLSDEDNKEGQNGDTKEGEGEGESGQEVERKESLLPPDKTLAISLSRIGTPTQRLISGTLEELAQVSEEEFGGPLHSLVIVGKRLHALEFEFAGKFAIGGEQGAWWKVGQEVYGVERETFN; from the exons ATGTTCTACGTCATTGGTCTAGGTTTGAGCGATGAGAAAGATATAACGGTGAAAGGCCTTGAAGCAgtcaagaagagcgagaggGTTTACTTGGAGAGTTATACTTCGATCTTGATGGTGGATAAAGAGCGATTG GAAGCATTCTACGAGCGCCCAGTGATAACGGCCACTCGGGAATTGGTAGAGCTAGAAGCGGATGAGATACTCAAAGACGCAGATAAAGTCGATGTGTCCTTTTTGGTCGTTGGTGATCCGCttgg CGCAACAACACATACCGATTTATTACTCCGAGCCCGAGCCCAAGGTATACCCACCCAGACAATACATAACGCCAGTATAATGACGGCCCTCGGATCTACGGGACTGCAGCTGTACAATTTCGGCCAGACGCTGAGTATGGTGTTTTACACGGAGAATTGGAAACCCGATAGTTGGTTTGACAAGCTCGAAGAAAACCTCAAGATCGGTGTGCACACGCTTGTATTGTTAGATATCAAAGTGCGGGAACAGAGCGAGGAGAATATGGCTAGGGGTAGGCTGATATACGAGCCGCCGAGGTTTATGGGGCCGAAACAGGCTTTCGAGCAGATCTTATACACGGAAGCGGCGAGGCATCAGCAGTTATCGGATGAGGATAATAAGGAAGGTCAAAATGGGGATACTAAGgagggcgaaggtgaaggtgaaagtggGCAAGAAGTAGAGAGGAAAGAGTCTTTATTGCCGCCTGATAAAACACTAGCGATTTCGCTCAGTAGGATAGGAACCCCGACGCAGAGGTTGATCAGTGGGACCCTGGAAGAATTGGCGCAAGTCTCAGAAGAGGAGTTCGGAGGACCACTGCATTCACTGGTGATTGTGGGAAAGAGGTTGCATGCTCTGGAATTTGAGTTTGCGGGCAAGTTTGCGATTGGCGGAGAGCAGGGGGCGTGGTGGAAAGTCGGTCAAGAGGTATACGGCGTAGAGAGGGAGACGTTCAATTAA